GACTTGGCATTGGTCCGCGACGTCCGAAAGTTGAAGCTTCTGCCAGGAGAGTTTTCCCTGCGATTCGCCGACGTCGCGCAGCAAATCCGTCCTCAGACCGTCAGTCTGAAATCCGCAAACGCGCCGGGGTCGCTACGTGTGCTGGAGCAAAACTACGAATACGACCTCATCAGCCCATCGAAACTTATGGAGAAGTACGTGGGCAAGCCGGTGCGTTTGCAGAACTTCGACAACCAGATTCGCGTAAGCGACGTCGAAGCCGAATTGCTGAGCGTAAACGAAGGACCTGTCTACAAGGTCAACGACGAAATCTACCTCGGGCATCCCGGTACCGTGGTCTTGCCGGATATCCCCGAGGAATTGATCAGTAAACCATCGCTCATCTGGCTGCTGGACAATGATCAATCTGAGCAGACGGTCGAGGTCACTTATCTAACCGGAGGTTTTACCTGGCAGGCCGATTACGTGCTGACCCTTTCCGAGGATGCCGCGAACCTCGATCTTGCCGGCTGGGTGACAGTGACGAACAGCAGCGGGGCCACGTACAACAATGCCCAGTTGAAGTTGGTCGCAGGCGAGGTGAACGTAGTACGGATACCTGAAGACCCAAGCGGTGGATTGGTCTTCGATTTGAACAGTGATGGTCTGGCGCGCAGTGTTCAGCCTACTGAAGAGTCTTTTGCCGAATACCACCTCTACACCTTCCCGCGAAAGACGACTATCAAGCAGAACCAAACCAAGCAGCTCAACCTATTGCAGGCGAGTGGCGCGAAGTCCGTCAAGAAGTACGAATACCGCGGACAGCCGGAATTCTACTTCACTAAATTTGGTCCGCTTCCCGAGCAAAAGGTGGAGACATACCTCGAATTCGACAATAAAGAGGCGAATCAGTTGGGTATGCCCCTGCCTGCCGGCACCATGCGCGTGTACCAGGCCGACAAAGAGGGTATGCTTCAATTTGCGGGTGAGGATCGCATTGAGCACACTCCGAAAGACGAGACCATTCGACTTAAGCTTGGCAACGCGTTCGACATCGTTGCGGAACGCGTCCAGACCGACTTCCAGCAGTTGGCTCCCAATCTCACGCAGTCGTCCTTTGAAATCACCCTGCGTAATCACAAGGACCAAGACATTGTGGTAGACGTCGTTGAACCGATGGTGGGGGACTGGTCCATTCAGGCGAAGTCACACGAATTCACCAAGAAGGATGCGAATACCGCCGTCTTTAGCCTGCCGGTACCCAAGGACGGCGAAACCAAGCTCACCTATACGGTGCGCGTGAAGACCTGACGAACGTGGGGGAGAAGTTGACTCATCTCACGGCTGCGCAGATGCGAGAAGCGGACCGGCGTAGTATCGAAGAACTGGGTATCCCCGGCGCTGTCCTCATGAACAACGCCGGGGCTGCTGTCTTCCGCGAGATCCAGCGAGGTCCCGTTGGGATTGTGTGCGGCAAGGGCAACAACGGTGGGGACGGGTTCGTCGTCGCGCGACTTGCTCTGCTGGCGGGTCTGGACACACGCGTCGTTCTACTGACTTCGCCGGAGGCAGTCACCGGCGATGCCGCCACGTTTCTTCAGGCCTATTTGCGCTTGGGGGGACATTTGGAGGCTGCCGAAAACGAGCAAGAAACGCGGAACGCCGTCGCGGGTCTGCGTGATTGTGCCGTATTGGTTGACGCCATGCTCGGAACGGGCGTCAAGGGAGAAGTACGAGGTGTATTCCGAGCCGCCATCGAAACTTGGCCCGGCGTGCCAACTATCGCGGTGGACTTACCTTCAGGTCTTGACGCAGATACCGGCGAATGCCTGGGGTGCTGCATTCGCGCCCATACCACCGTCACGTTCCAGTTTCCCAAGTGCGGCTTTCTAAACCCGGCCGCCCATCCATATCTTGGTCACGTCGTCGTAGCTGATATCGGCATTCCATACATATGTGCCGACGATGAGGCCTATCGTGCGCTCTGCCTTCAGCGATAGCGCCCGACCTCACAGCGATTCCCCTCATTTGAACTCACGAGTTCAAGTTAACTGTCCCGCATACTCCGGGCCACACCCGTACCAATCCGCGAAATGTGTAATAGCCTCACTCCTAATTTGTATTTCCGATAGCAGGATGGTAATCTTGTGATGCTTGCGCACTCGAACCCTGTAAACGCTTTGCCAATGGTAAGTTAGGTATTGTCTTCGACGTACAGGGGCGAGGTGGTGGGGAAGGCGCCGGCTGAAACCAGTTCCTTTTTGCGTAAGTCTGTACACCGGAAGGTGTTTTGTCGGCGCGAGGCCCAAGTCCATTCAGGATCGCAAGGTAGGTTTGCCCGTTCTCGCGGCCGGAAGCCCCGGTTGAGAATCGAGCGAATCGCGGAGTCGATGGTGGCGACATCTGCTATTGAGTTTGGGAGCATGAGTGAAACAATCTCGCATATCGATGTCACTGAAGAATGTGCGCCGATTGTTCTCATGAAGAACATAGCCAATCGATCGCGTGGTTTGTTTAGGGAGTGATGGATGACTCAAAAGAACTGGACTCATACCGACGTACGCCCGTTCCCCTCACACGCGGACAAACAGACCGCTAACCGGAGTTCCTGGCTGTCGCAG
This sequence is a window from Candidatus Hydrogenedentota bacterium. Protein-coding genes within it:
- a CDS encoding DUF4139 domain-containing protein gives rise to the protein MQYLRLSMVAVMLGVSICYGQDATSSPAPFSSSLRDPLKGSLNTTESTLAEQTEVAVTAYNNDLALVRDVRKLKLLPGEFSLRFADVAQQIRPQTVSLKSANAPGSLRVLEQNYEYDLISPSKLMEKYVGKPVRLQNFDNQIRVSDVEAELLSVNEGPVYKVNDEIYLGHPGTVVLPDIPEELISKPSLIWLLDNDQSEQTVEVTYLTGGFTWQADYVLTLSEDAANLDLAGWVTVTNSSGATYNNAQLKLVAGEVNVVRIPEDPSGGLVFDLNSDGLARSVQPTEESFAEYHLYTFPRKTTIKQNQTKQLNLLQASGAKSVKKYEYRGQPEFYFTKFGPLPEQKVETYLEFDNKEANQLGMPLPAGTMRVYQADKEGMLQFAGEDRIEHTPKDETIRLKLGNAFDIVAERVQTDFQQLAPNLTQSSFEITLRNHKDQDIVVDVVEPMVGDWSIQAKSHEFTKKDANTAVFSLPVPKDGETKLTYTVRVKT
- a CDS encoding NAD(P)H-hydrate epimerase — protein: MGEKLTHLTAAQMREADRRSIEELGIPGAVLMNNAGAAVFREIQRGPVGIVCGKGNNGGDGFVVARLALLAGLDTRVVLLTSPEAVTGDAATFLQAYLRLGGHLEAAENEQETRNAVAGLRDCAVLVDAMLGTGVKGEVRGVFRAAIETWPGVPTIAVDLPSGLDADTGECLGCCIRAHTTVTFQFPKCGFLNPAAHPYLGHVVVADIGIPYICADDEAYRALCLQR